A single region of the Mycobacterium lentiflavum genome encodes:
- the pks13 gene encoding polyketide synthase Pks13 (Pks13 is a key enzyme in mycolic acid biosynthesis.): protein MTVPEMREWLRNWVGRAVGQSPDSIDESVPMVELGLSSRDAVAMAADIEDLTGVTLSVAVAFQHPTIESLATRIIEGEPERPDDDLGEIDWTRTGPAERVDIAIVGLSTRLPGDMNTPEETWQALMEGRDAITDLPEGRWSEFLEEPRIAEMVAKARTRGGYLKDVKGFDSEFFAIAKTEADNIDPQQRLALELTWEALEHARIPASSLRGEAVGVYVGFSNHDYQFLAVSDPTVAHPYAITGTANSIIANRVSYFYDFRGPSVAMDTACSSSLVATHQAVQALRNGECDVALAGGVNALLTPLATLGFDEIGAVLSPDGRIKSFSSDADGYTRSEGGGMFVLKRVDDARRDGDQILAVIAGSAINHDGRSNGLIAPNQDAQAEVLRRAYKDAGIDPRNVDYIEAHGTGTVLGDPIEAEALGRVVGRGRSADRPALLGAIKTNVGHLESAAGAASLAKVVLSLQHDKLPPSINFAGPSPYIDFDGMHLKFVDTATDWPRYGGYALAGVSSFGFGGANSHVVVREVLPSDVAERDAPAQEVTAAAEDDQAETPTSESHSLRFDDFGNIITDEYEIPDFEPELPGVTDEALELKQAALEELAAQQESEPTKPLIPLAVSAFLTSRKKAAAAELADWMESPEGQASSLESIGRSLSRRNHGRSRAIVLAHDHEEAIKGLRAVAEGKQRPNVFSVDGPVSNGPVWVLAGFGAQHRKMGKSLYLRNPVFAEWIEKVDALVQDELGYSVLELILDDSQDYGIETTQVTIFAIQIALGELLKHHGAKPAAVVGQSLGEAASAYFAGGLSLRDATRAICSRSHLMGEGESMLFGEFIRLMALVEYSADEIKTVFSDFPDLEVCVYAAPTQTVIGGPPEQVDAIIARAESEGKFARKFQTKGASHTSQMDPLLGELAAELQGIKPMSPTAGIYSTVHEGSYVKPGADPIHDVDYWKKGLRHSVYFTHGIRNAVDSGHTTFLELAPNPVALMQVGLTTASAGLHEAQLIPTLARKQDEVESITSTLAQLYVYGHDLDIRTMFSPAQGPQDYANIPPTRFKRKVHWLDAHFSSDGSLIMPGTHVALPDGRHVWEFAPRGETADLAALVRAAAAQVIPDAQLTAAEQRAVPGDGARLVTTMTRHPGGASVQVHARIDESFTLVYDALVARAGAAVGALPTAVGAGATIAPVAATGLAEAPVAAPVEEPADAETLSDSLTNRYMPSGFTKWSPESGETIAERLGAIVAAAMGYEPEDLPWEVPLIELGLDSLMAVRIKNRVEYDFDLPPIQLTAVRDANLYNVEKLIEYALEHRDEVEQLHEYQRTQTDEEIARVQAGLLSGATPESLGATAPDPQAPPPSDVAIPPPPTDPSGPAGNGNANGAKPNLAGAAEALSQETVAKALNSDVPPRDAAERVTFATWAIVTGKSPGGIFNPLPKLDDASAAKLAERLTERAEGPITAEDVLSSENIEALAEKVRQYLEAGVVDGFVRTLRAPVEGSTKPPVFVFHPAGGSTVVYEPLLNRLPADTPMYGLERVEGTIEERAAQYVPKLIEMQGDGPYILAGWSLGGVLAYACAIGLKKMGKDVAWVGLIDAVRAGEEVPQTKEEVRARWDRYARFAEKTFQVTIPAIPYEQLEELDDEGQIRFVLDAVSQSGVQIPAGIIEHQRTSYLDNRAIDTAEIQPYDGHVTLYMADRYHDDAIMFEPRYAVRQPDGGWGEYVADLEVVPIGGEHIQAIDEPIIAKVGAHMTQALNTVAAEHRRTSEVGK from the coding sequence ATGACGGTCCCCGAGATGCGGGAATGGCTGCGCAACTGGGTGGGCCGGGCCGTCGGGCAGTCGCCCGACTCCATCGACGAGTCGGTGCCGATGGTGGAGCTGGGCTTGTCGTCACGGGACGCGGTGGCAATGGCCGCCGACATCGAGGACCTGACCGGCGTCACGCTGTCGGTGGCAGTGGCCTTCCAGCACCCGACCATCGAATCGCTGGCCACCCGCATCATCGAGGGCGAACCGGAGCGGCCCGACGACGACCTCGGTGAAATCGACTGGACCCGCACCGGGCCGGCCGAACGCGTCGACATCGCGATCGTGGGCCTGTCCACCCGACTGCCCGGCGACATGAACACCCCGGAGGAAACCTGGCAGGCCCTGATGGAGGGCCGCGACGCCATCACCGATCTGCCCGAGGGCCGCTGGTCGGAGTTCCTGGAAGAGCCGCGCATCGCCGAAATGGTCGCCAAGGCCCGCACCCGCGGCGGCTACCTGAAGGACGTCAAGGGATTCGACTCCGAGTTCTTCGCGATCGCCAAGACCGAGGCCGACAACATCGACCCGCAGCAGCGGCTGGCTCTGGAGCTGACCTGGGAGGCTCTCGAGCACGCCCGCATCCCGGCGTCGAGCCTGCGCGGCGAGGCCGTCGGCGTGTACGTCGGCTTCTCCAACCACGACTACCAGTTCCTGGCGGTATCCGACCCGACCGTCGCCCACCCGTACGCGATCACCGGTACCGCGAACTCGATCATCGCCAACCGGGTGTCCTACTTCTACGACTTCCGCGGCCCGTCGGTGGCAATGGACACCGCCTGCTCGAGTTCGCTGGTGGCCACGCATCAGGCGGTGCAGGCGCTGCGCAACGGCGAATGCGACGTCGCGCTCGCCGGCGGGGTCAACGCACTGCTCACCCCGCTGGCCACGCTCGGCTTCGACGAGATCGGCGCGGTGCTGTCTCCCGACGGCCGGATCAAGTCGTTCTCCTCGGACGCCGACGGCTACACCCGCTCCGAGGGTGGCGGCATGTTCGTGCTCAAGCGGGTCGACGACGCGCGCCGTGACGGCGACCAGATCCTGGCCGTCATCGCCGGCAGCGCGATCAACCACGACGGCCGGTCCAACGGCCTGATCGCCCCCAACCAGGACGCCCAGGCCGAGGTGCTCCGCCGGGCGTACAAGGATGCCGGCATCGATCCGCGCAACGTCGACTACATCGAGGCGCACGGCACCGGCACCGTCCTGGGTGACCCGATCGAGGCCGAGGCGCTGGGCCGGGTGGTCGGCCGAGGCCGTTCCGCCGACCGTCCCGCGCTGCTGGGCGCGATCAAAACCAATGTGGGACACCTGGAGTCGGCCGCCGGCGCGGCCAGTTTGGCCAAGGTCGTGTTGTCGTTGCAGCACGACAAGCTGCCGCCGTCGATCAACTTCGCCGGGCCGAGCCCTTACATCGACTTCGACGGCATGCACCTGAAATTCGTTGATACCGCGACCGATTGGCCGCGCTACGGCGGGTACGCGTTGGCCGGGGTGTCGAGCTTCGGCTTCGGTGGGGCCAACTCGCACGTGGTCGTCCGCGAGGTGCTGCCGAGTGATGTCGCCGAACGCGACGCACCCGCCCAAGAGGTGACCGCGGCCGCCGAAGACGATCAGGCCGAGACGCCCACGAGTGAAAGCCACTCGCTGCGGTTCGACGACTTCGGCAACATCATCACCGACGAGTACGAGATCCCGGATTTCGAGCCCGAGCTGCCGGGTGTGACCGACGAGGCGCTCGAGCTCAAGCAAGCCGCACTGGAAGAGCTTGCCGCTCAACAGGAGTCGGAGCCGACCAAGCCGCTGATTCCGCTTGCGGTGTCGGCGTTCCTGACGTCGCGCAAGAAGGCCGCCGCGGCCGAACTGGCGGACTGGATGGAAAGTCCCGAGGGGCAGGCGTCGTCGCTGGAGTCGATCGGGCGGTCGCTGTCGCGGCGCAACCACGGTCGCTCCCGCGCGATAGTGCTGGCCCACGACCACGAGGAGGCCATCAAGGGCTTGCGCGCGGTCGCCGAGGGCAAGCAGCGGCCCAACGTGTTCAGCGTGGACGGGCCGGTGAGCAACGGCCCGGTGTGGGTGCTCGCCGGATTCGGTGCGCAGCACCGCAAGATGGGCAAGAGCCTGTATCTGCGCAACCCGGTGTTCGCCGAGTGGATCGAGAAGGTCGACGCCCTGGTCCAGGACGAGTTGGGCTACTCGGTGCTCGAGCTGATCCTCGACGACTCGCAGGACTACGGCATCGAGACCACTCAGGTCACCATCTTCGCGATCCAGATCGCGCTGGGTGAGCTGCTCAAGCATCACGGCGCCAAACCCGCTGCGGTGGTAGGACAGTCGCTGGGTGAGGCCGCGTCGGCCTACTTCGCCGGCGGCCTGTCGCTGCGCGACGCTACCCGGGCGATCTGCTCGCGTTCGCACCTGATGGGCGAGGGCGAGTCCATGCTGTTCGGTGAGTTCATCCGGCTGATGGCGCTGGTGGAGTACTCCGCCGACGAGATCAAGACGGTGTTCTCCGATTTCCCCGACCTGGAGGTGTGCGTCTACGCCGCACCCACCCAGACCGTCATCGGCGGGCCGCCCGAGCAGGTGGACGCGATCATCGCCCGCGCGGAATCCGAGGGCAAGTTCGCCCGCAAGTTCCAGACCAAGGGCGCCAGCCACACCTCGCAGATGGACCCGCTGCTCGGCGAGTTGGCCGCGGAGCTGCAGGGCATCAAGCCGATGAGCCCGACGGCCGGGATCTACTCGACCGTGCACGAGGGCAGTTACGTCAAGCCCGGCGCCGACCCGATCCACGACGTCGACTACTGGAAGAAGGGGCTGCGCCACAGCGTCTACTTCACCCACGGCATCCGCAACGCCGTCGACAGCGGTCACACCACGTTCCTGGAGCTGGCGCCCAACCCGGTGGCGCTGATGCAGGTGGGATTAACGACGGCCAGCGCTGGTCTTCATGAAGCCCAGCTGATCCCGACGCTGGCCCGCAAGCAGGACGAGGTCGAGTCGATCACGTCGACCCTGGCGCAGCTCTACGTCTACGGACACGACCTGGACATCCGCACCATGTTCAGCCCCGCCCAGGGACCGCAGGACTACGCCAACATCCCGCCGACCCGGTTCAAGCGCAAAGTGCATTGGCTGGACGCGCACTTCAGCAGCGACGGATCGCTCATCATGCCGGGAACGCACGTTGCGTTGCCGGATGGCCGCCACGTCTGGGAATTCGCGCCCCGGGGCGAGACGGCAGACCTGGCCGCGTTGGTGAGAGCCGCTGCGGCTCAAGTGATTCCGGACGCGCAGCTGACGGCGGCCGAGCAGCGCGCGGTGCCGGGCGACGGTGCCCGGCTGGTGACGACGATGACGCGGCATCCCGGCGGTGCGTCGGTGCAGGTGCATGCGCGTATCGACGAATCGTTCACGTTGGTCTACGACGCGCTGGTCGCGCGGGCGGGTGCGGCAGTGGGCGCCTTGCCCACCGCGGTCGGCGCCGGTGCCACGATCGCACCCGTGGCCGCAACGGGACTGGCGGAAGCACCGGTCGCTGCGCCCGTCGAAGAGCCCGCGGACGCGGAAACGTTGTCGGACAGCCTGACCAACCGCTACATGCCGTCCGGATTCACCAAATGGTCACCGGAATCCGGCGAGACCATCGCCGAGCGACTCGGCGCGATCGTCGCGGCGGCCATGGGTTACGAACCCGAGGACCTGCCGTGGGAGGTGCCGCTGATCGAGCTGGGCCTGGACTCGCTGATGGCGGTACGGATCAAGAACCGGGTCGAGTACGACTTCGACCTGCCGCCAATCCAATTGACGGCGGTGCGCGACGCCAACCTCTACAACGTCGAGAAGCTGATCGAGTACGCGCTCGAACACCGCGACGAGGTCGAGCAGTTGCACGAGTACCAGCGGACGCAGACCGACGAGGAGATCGCCCGGGTGCAGGCCGGATTGCTCAGCGGGGCAACGCCGGAATCGCTGGGAGCCACCGCGCCGGATCCGCAGGCTCCGCCGCCGTCGGATGTGGCGATTCCCCCGCCGCCGACTGATCCGTCCGGCCCGGCCGGCAACGGCAACGCCAACGGCGCCAAGCCGAACCTGGCCGGCGCGGCCGAAGCGCTCAGCCAGGAGACGGTGGCCAAGGCGCTGAACTCCGATGTGCCGCCGCGTGACGCCGCGGAGCGGGTCACCTTCGCCACCTGGGCGATCGTCACCGGCAAGTCCCCGGGCGGCATCTTCAACCCGCTGCCCAAGCTGGACGACGCCAGTGCCGCCAAGCTGGCCGAGCGGCTTACCGAGCGTGCCGAGGGGCCGATCACCGCCGAGGACGTGCTGAGCTCGGAGAACATCGAAGCGCTGGCCGAGAAGGTCCGCCAGTACCTCGAGGCCGGCGTGGTGGACGGGTTCGTCCGCACGCTGCGGGCGCCGGTCGAGGGCTCGACCAAGCCACCGGTTTTCGTCTTCCACCCGGCCGGCGGATCGACGGTGGTCTACGAGCCGCTGCTCAACCGGTTGCCCGCGGACACTCCGATGTACGGGCTGGAGCGGGTCGAGGGCACGATCGAAGAGCGTGCGGCGCAATACGTTCCGAAGCTGATCGAGATGCAGGGCGACGGGCCCTACATCCTGGCCGGCTGGTCGCTGGGCGGAGTGCTGGCCTACGCCTGCGCTATCGGACTGAAGAAGATGGGCAAGGACGTCGCCTGGGTGGGCCTGATCGACGCGGTGCGCGCCGGCGAAGAGGTCCCGCAGACCAAGGAGGAGGTCCGTGCGCGCTGGGACCGCTACGCCCGCTTCGCGGAGAAGACCTTCCAGGTCACCATCCCGGCGATCCCGTACGAGCAGCTCGAGGAGCTCGACGACGAGGGTCAGATCCGGTTCGTGCTGGACGCCGTCAGCCAGAGCGGGGTGCAGATCCCGGCCGGGATCATCGAGCACCAGCGCACGTCGTACCTGGACAACCGGGCGATCGACACCGCCGAGATCCAGCCTTACGACGGGCATGTGACCCTCTATATGGCCGATCGCTACCATGACGACGCGATCATGTTCGAGCCGCGATACGCCGTTCGGCAGCCGGATGGTGGTTGGGGCGAGTATGTCGCCGACCTCGAGGTCGTGCCGATTGGTGGCGAGCACATTCAGGCCATCGACGAGCCGATCATCGCCAAGGTCGGTGCGCATATGACCCAGGCGCTGAACACGGTCGCGGCAGAGCACCGCCGGACAAGTGAGGTAGGCAAGTAG
- a CDS encoding esterase family protein, with amino-acid sequence MGSVRGLAMLLRVLCVAALTLGFGGVAAGITGKAQAAPYETLMVPSGAMGRDIPVAFLGGGPHAVYLLDAFNAAPDVSNWVTAGNAMGTLAGKGISVVAPAGGAWSMYTNWEQDGSKQWDTFLSAELPDWLAANKGLAPGGHAAVGASQGGYAAMALAAFHPDRFGFAGSLSGFLYPSNTTTNGSILAGLQQFGGVDGNGMWGAPQLGRWKWHDPYVHAALLAQNNTRVWVWSPTNMGGDAPAMIGQAGEAMGNSRMFYQQYRSVGGHNGHFDFPGGGDNGWGSWSGQLGAMSGDIVGAIR; translated from the coding sequence ATGGGTAGCGTGCGGGGTCTGGCGATGCTGCTGCGGGTACTTTGCGTTGCCGCGCTGACACTCGGATTCGGCGGTGTGGCGGCAGGAATCACGGGCAAGGCCCAAGCGGCGCCTTACGAGACGCTGATGGTGCCGTCCGGCGCCATGGGCCGTGATATCCCGGTCGCCTTCCTCGGCGGTGGTCCGCACGCGGTGTATCTGCTGGACGCCTTCAACGCCGCGCCCGACGTCAGCAACTGGGTGACCGCGGGCAACGCCATGGGCACCCTGGCCGGCAAGGGGATCTCCGTGGTGGCGCCTGCCGGCGGTGCCTGGAGCATGTACACCAACTGGGAGCAGGACGGCAGCAAGCAGTGGGACACCTTCCTGTCCGCCGAGCTACCCGACTGGCTGGCCGCCAACAAGGGGCTGGCACCGGGCGGGCACGCCGCCGTGGGCGCATCCCAGGGTGGCTATGCCGCGATGGCACTGGCAGCCTTCCACCCCGATCGCTTCGGCTTCGCCGGCTCGCTGTCCGGATTCCTGTACCCGTCGAACACCACCACGAATGGTTCGATCCTGGCCGGCCTGCAGCAGTTCGGCGGCGTGGATGGCAACGGCATGTGGGGCGCTCCGCAGCTGGGCCGGTGGAAGTGGCACGACCCCTACGTGCACGCCGCGCTGCTGGCGCAGAACAATACCCGGGTGTGGGTCTGGAGCCCGACGAACATGGGCGGCGACGCGCCCGCGATGATCGGACAGGCCGGCGAGGCGATGGGTAACAGCCGCATGTTCTACCAGCAGTACCGCAGCGTCGGCGGTCACAACGGCCACTTCGACTTCCCGGGCGGCGGCGACAACGGCTGGGGCTCGTGGTCCGGGCAGCTGGGCGCCATGTCGGGTGACATCGTGGGAGCCATCCGCTAG
- the fadD32 gene encoding long-chain-fatty-acid--AMP ligase FadD32 — protein sequence MAYHNPFIVDGRIKFPDNTNLVKHVEKWAKVRGDRLAYRFVDFSTERDGVYRDIVWRDFSARNRAVGARLQQVTEPGDRIAILCPQNLHYLIAFFGALYAGRIAVPLFDPSEPGHVGRLHAVLDDCAPSTILTTTEAAEGVRKFIRARAAKERPRVIAVDAVPDEVAATWIEPEADENTIAYLQYTSGSTRTPTGVQITHLNLPTNVLQVLNGLEGKDGDRGLSWLPFFHDMGLITALLSPVLGHHFTFMTPAAFVRRPGRWIREMARKPDDGPDCEVFTVAPNFAFEHAAVRGVPKEGEPPLDLSNVKGILNGSEPVSPASMRKFYDAFEPYGLRKTAIKPSYGLAEATLFVSTTPMDEAPTVIHVDREELNKQRFVEVAADSPNAVAQVSAGVIGVDEWAVIVDPDTASELPDGQIGEIWLHGKNLGTGYWGKEAETTEVFRNILKSRIPESHAEGAADDGLWVRTGDYGTYFNGHLYIAGRIKDLVIIDGRNHYPQDLEYSAQEASKALRTGYVAAFSVPANELPQEVFDNPHTGLKFDPDDTSEQLVIVAERAAGTHKLDYQPIADDIRAAIAVRHGVTVRDLLLVQSGTIPRTSSGKIGHRACRAAYLDGSLRSGIGSPTAFASATD from the coding sequence ATGGCGTACCACAACCCGTTCATTGTGGACGGACGAATCAAGTTCCCGGACAACACGAACTTGGTCAAGCACGTCGAAAAATGGGCGAAGGTTCGCGGCGACAGGCTGGCGTACCGGTTCGTGGACTTCTCCACCGAGCGCGACGGCGTCTACCGCGACATCGTCTGGCGCGACTTCAGCGCCCGCAACCGGGCAGTGGGCGCCCGACTGCAGCAGGTCACCGAGCCCGGCGACCGGATCGCCATCCTGTGCCCGCAAAACCTGCACTACCTCATTGCCTTCTTCGGCGCCCTCTACGCCGGGCGCATCGCGGTCCCGCTGTTCGACCCCAGCGAGCCGGGTCACGTCGGCCGCCTGCACGCCGTGCTCGACGACTGCGCGCCGTCGACGATCCTGACCACTACCGAGGCCGCCGAAGGCGTCCGCAAGTTCATCCGCGCCCGGGCGGCCAAGGAACGGCCCCGCGTCATCGCCGTCGACGCGGTGCCCGACGAGGTCGCCGCGACCTGGATAGAACCGGAAGCCGACGAGAACACGATCGCCTACCTGCAGTACACCTCCGGGTCCACCCGCACCCCGACCGGCGTGCAGATCACCCACCTCAACCTGCCCACCAACGTGCTGCAGGTGCTCAACGGCCTGGAAGGCAAGGACGGCGACCGCGGCCTGTCCTGGTTACCGTTCTTCCACGACATGGGTCTGATCACCGCCCTGCTGTCACCGGTGCTCGGCCACCACTTCACCTTCATGACCCCGGCCGCGTTCGTCCGCCGTCCCGGCCGCTGGATCCGGGAGATGGCACGCAAGCCCGACGACGGACCGGACTGCGAGGTCTTCACCGTCGCGCCCAACTTCGCCTTCGAGCACGCCGCGGTGCGCGGCGTCCCGAAAGAGGGCGAGCCGCCGCTGGACCTGAGCAACGTCAAGGGCATCCTCAACGGCAGCGAGCCGGTGTCGCCGGCGTCGATGCGCAAGTTCTACGACGCGTTCGAGCCCTACGGTCTGCGCAAGACCGCGATCAAGCCGTCTTACGGCCTCGCCGAGGCCACGTTGTTCGTCTCGACCACACCCATGGACGAGGCGCCCACCGTGATCCACGTCGACCGCGAAGAGCTGAACAAGCAGCGCTTCGTTGAGGTGGCCGCGGACTCGCCGAACGCCGTCGCGCAGGTATCGGCCGGCGTCATCGGCGTCGATGAATGGGCCGTCATCGTCGATCCCGACACCGCCAGCGAGCTGCCGGACGGCCAGATCGGCGAGATCTGGTTGCACGGCAAGAACCTGGGCACCGGCTACTGGGGCAAGGAAGCCGAGACCACCGAGGTCTTCCGCAACATCCTCAAGTCGCGTATCCCGGAGTCGCACGCCGAAGGCGCCGCCGACGACGGCCTGTGGGTGCGCACCGGCGACTACGGCACCTACTTCAACGGCCACCTCTATATAGCCGGCCGTATCAAGGACCTGGTGATCATCGACGGCCGCAACCACTACCCGCAGGATCTCGAGTACTCGGCGCAGGAGGCGAGCAAGGCATTGCGCACCGGCTACGTCGCCGCCTTCTCCGTACCGGCCAACGAGCTGCCGCAAGAGGTGTTCGACAATCCGCACACCGGACTCAAGTTCGACCCCGACGACACCTCGGAGCAGCTGGTGATCGTCGCCGAGCGCGCCGCCGGTACCCACAAGCTCGACTACCAGCCCATTGCCGACGACATCCGGGCGGCCATCGCCGTGCGCCACGGGGTCACCGTTCGTGACCTGCTGCTGGTGCAGTCGGGGACGATTCCCCGTACCTCCAGCGGCAAGATCGGGCACCGTGCCTGCCGTGCCGCCTACCTCGACGGCAGCCTGCGCAGCGGTATCGGGTCCCCGACCGCCTTTGCCAGTGCCACCGACTGA
- the culp6 gene encoding carboxylesterase Culp6: MTSNAQRLRKRRRILAWVAALSMAGVVLLVIVAVVTMLRSTEAPPSAVPPGILPPSSTTTHPHKPRPASQDASCPDVQMIVVPGTWESSPTDDPLNPMQFPNALLHQDTVAIGQQFPSSRLQIFTVPYTAQFNNPLGGVKQMSYNDSRAEGTRATIQALTDMNNKCPLTSYVLVGFSQGAVIAGDIASDIGNGRGPVDDDLVLGVTLIADGRRQQGVGNDIGPNPPGQGAEVTLHEVPMLSGLGLTMTGPRPGGFGDLNGKTNEICAAGDLICAAPDEAFSVANLPNTLNTLAGGAGQPVHAMYATPQFWNLDGATSTDWTLNWARNLIENAPHPKHG, translated from the coding sequence ATGACCTCGAATGCCCAGCGGCTGCGCAAGCGCCGCCGAATTCTCGCCTGGGTAGCCGCGCTGTCCATGGCCGGCGTCGTGCTGTTGGTCATCGTGGCCGTCGTGACGATGCTGCGCAGTACCGAAGCGCCACCCAGCGCGGTTCCGCCCGGCATCCTGCCGCCGTCCTCGACCACGACGCATCCGCACAAGCCGCGGCCGGCTTCTCAGGACGCTTCCTGCCCAGACGTGCAAATGATCGTCGTGCCCGGCACCTGGGAGTCGTCGCCGACCGACGATCCGCTCAACCCGATGCAGTTCCCGAACGCGCTGCTGCACCAAGACACCGTCGCGATCGGCCAGCAGTTCCCGTCGTCGCGATTGCAGATCTTCACCGTCCCCTACACGGCTCAATTCAACAACCCGCTGGGCGGCGTCAAGCAGATGTCGTACAACGACAGCCGGGCCGAAGGCACCCGCGCGACGATCCAAGCGCTGACCGACATGAACAACAAGTGCCCGCTGACCAGCTACGTGCTGGTCGGCTTCTCGCAGGGCGCGGTGATCGCCGGTGACATCGCCAGCGATATCGGCAACGGCCGCGGCCCCGTCGACGACGACCTGGTGTTGGGTGTGACATTGATTGCCGACGGCCGTCGCCAGCAGGGCGTGGGCAACGACATCGGGCCTAATCCGCCCGGCCAGGGCGCCGAGGTCACCTTGCACGAGGTGCCGATGTTGTCCGGGCTGGGTTTGACGATGACGGGCCCCCGGCCCGGCGGCTTCGGGGACCTCAACGGCAAGACGAACGAGATCTGTGCGGCCGGCGACCTGATCTGCGCGGCTCCCGACGAGGCCTTCAGCGTCGCCAACCTGCCGAATACGCTCAACACCCTGGCCGGCGGCGCGGGCCAGCCGGTGCACGCGATGTACGCGACCCCCCAGTTCTGGAACCTGGACGGCGCCACCTCCACCGATTGGACATTGAACTGGGCGCGTAATCTCATCGAAAACGCGCCACACCCCAAGCACGGGTAA
- a CDS encoding acyl-CoA carboxylase subunit beta: MTDVAPGPAPVVHTTAEKLAELNARLELAKEPGGEKAAAKRDAKGIPSARSRIHALVDPGTFLEVGALAKTPNDPNALYGDGCITGHAMIDGRPVGVFSHDQTVFQGTVGEMFGRKVARLMEWCAMVGCPIIGIQDSGGARIQDAVTSLAWYAELGRRHEALSGVVPQISLIFGKCAGGAVYSPIQDDLLVAVRDQGYFFVTGPDVIKEVTGEEITLDELGGADVQARNGNIHHVVDTEAQAFQYVRDFLSFLPSNVFDKPPIVNPGLEPEITPTDLELDAIIPDSDNAAYDMHEILLRIFDDGDFLEVASQHGPAIITGFARVDGRPVGVIANQPMFLAGSIDNEASDKATRFIRFCDIFELPLIFVVDTPGFLPGAEQERNGIIKRGGRFLSAVVEADVPKVTITIRKSYGGAYAVMGSRQLTADFNFAWPTARIAVIGAEGAAQLLMKRFPDPTTPEAQQIKKDFIEGYNLNMAIPWTAAERGFIDAVIDPHQTRLLIRKSLHLLRDKQIWFRVGRKHSLLPL, encoded by the coding sequence GTGACGGATGTAGCGCCTGGGCCGGCTCCTGTCGTCCACACCACGGCCGAGAAGCTAGCCGAGCTCAACGCTCGCCTGGAACTGGCCAAGGAGCCCGGCGGCGAGAAGGCCGCCGCCAAGCGCGATGCGAAGGGCATCCCCAGCGCCCGGTCGCGCATCCACGCACTGGTCGACCCGGGCACCTTCCTGGAGGTCGGGGCGCTGGCCAAGACCCCGAACGACCCCAACGCGCTCTACGGCGACGGCTGCATCACCGGCCACGCCATGATCGACGGGCGGCCGGTCGGTGTGTTCTCCCATGACCAGACCGTCTTCCAGGGCACCGTCGGCGAGATGTTCGGCCGCAAGGTCGCCCGGCTGATGGAGTGGTGCGCGATGGTCGGCTGCCCGATCATCGGAATTCAGGACTCGGGTGGTGCCCGTATCCAGGACGCGGTCACCTCGCTGGCGTGGTACGCCGAGCTGGGCCGCCGTCACGAGGCGTTGTCCGGAGTGGTGCCCCAGATCTCGCTCATCTTCGGCAAATGCGCTGGGGGAGCGGTCTATTCGCCGATCCAGGACGATCTCCTTGTTGCGGTGCGCGACCAGGGCTACTTCTTCGTCACCGGGCCCGACGTGATCAAGGAAGTCACCGGCGAAGAGATCACGCTCGACGAGCTCGGTGGCGCCGACGTCCAGGCCCGCAACGGCAACATCCATCACGTCGTCGACACCGAGGCGCAGGCATTTCAGTACGTCCGCGACTTCCTGTCATTCCTGCCGTCCAACGTCTTCGACAAGCCGCCAATCGTCAATCCCGGGCTGGAGCCCGAGATCACCCCGACCGATCTGGAACTCGACGCGATCATTCCGGACTCCGACAACGCGGCGTACGACATGCATGAGATCCTGCTGCGGATCTTCGACGACGGTGATTTTCTCGAAGTCGCCTCGCAGCACGGGCCCGCGATCATCACCGGGTTCGCCCGCGTCGACGGACGCCCGGTCGGCGTGATCGCCAACCAGCCCATGTTCCTGGCCGGCTCGATCGACAACGAAGCCTCGGACAAGGCAACACGTTTCATCCGGTTCTGCGACATCTTCGAGCTCCCGCTCATCTTCGTCGTCGATACTCCCGGCTTCCTGCCGGGTGCCGAGCAGGAGCGCAACGGCATCATCAAGCGCGGCGGCCGGTTCCTCTCGGCGGTCGTGGAGGCCGACGTACCCAAGGTGACGATCACGATCCGCAAGTCCTACGGCGGTGCGTATGCCGTGATGGGCTCCCGGCAGCTGACCGCCGACTTCAACTTCGCGTGGCCCACCGCGCGCATCGCGGTGATCGGCGCCGAGGGCGCCGCCCAGCTGCTGATGAAGCGGTTTCCGGACCCGACGACGCCCGAGGCGCAGCAGATCAAGAAGGACTTCATCGAAGGCTACAACCTCAACATGGCCATCCCGTGGACGGCCGCCGAGCGCGGTTTCATCGATGCGGTCATCGATCCGCACCAGACCCGGCTACTGATCCGCAAGTCGCTACATCTGTTGCGAGACAAGCAGATCTGGTTCCGCGTCGGTCGAAAACACAGCCTGCTTCCGCTCTAG